In the genome of bacterium, the window GGAAAGGGAAGCGGCGAGGCGCGCCTCGCGCGAGAAGAGCTCCCGAAAGCGCGGGTCGTCCGCGTAGCGCGGGTGTACCACCTTCAGTGCGACCCGCTTCCGGAACCCTCCCTCTCCCGAAAGCCGGCACAGGTACACCTCCGACATACCGCCAGAGGCGATCCTTCGCAGGACGCGGTATTTCCCGAACCTTTCCGGAATCAAATCCCCCGCCCGCCGTCGTCGTTCCCAGGGATCGACGACACGAAATTCGCCTTCGCCGGCGGCCTGGCGGGGAATTCCATCTCGAACACGGCGCCCCGCGGCATGTTCTCCCGCATCCGTACCGTGCCTCCGTGGTCGTTCGCGATCGCGCTCACGATGGCGAGCCCCAACCCCGTGCCCCCCTCCCTGCGGGAGAAGTACGGCTCGAACAGTCGGTCGCGGTCCCCTGGCGTGATCCCCGGCCCGTCGTCCGCGACCTCGATCCGCGCCTTCCCGGCCGCCTCGTCGTGGGTGCACGTGACCGTGACGCTCCCTCGCCCCTTGAGGGCGGCCGCGGCGTTGTCGAGCAGGTTGGTTACGGCGCGCCGGATCTGGAACGGGTCGAACCAGACGCGCGGGGAACCTTCCTGGCGGAACTCCCAGCGGACCCCCGGATGGGACGACCGGTACGTGTCGACCACGGTGCGAATCTCCGCCGGGAGATCCGCCTCCTCGAGACGCGGGACCGGCATCCGGCCGAAGCGCGTGAACTCGTCGACGAGGTGTTTGAGCGTGTTCACCCCGGAAAGGATCGCCTGCGTGCACTCGGCGAACACGGGATCTTCCGCGTGGTCCGAGGCGTATTTCCGCCGCATCCGCTCGGTGGAGAGCTGGATCGGCGTCAGCGGATTCCGGATGTCGTGCGCGATCCTCCGCGCCACTTCGCGCCACGCGAGGACGCGCTGGAGGCGCATCGCCTGGGAAAGGTCGTCGAACGCGGCGACGAGCCCCATGTACTCTCCCGCGTCGTCGCGCAGCGCGGTGAGGCTTACCCGAAACGCGATCCGCTTCTCCCCCACGAGGAGCTCGACCTGACGCTCGACCTGCCCCCTCGCGGCCTCGCCCGCCTCGCGGTAGAGGCTCCGGATCGCCTCGTAATGCTCCTCCCGGAGCACTTCGCGGTACATCCGACCCACGGCGCCGTCCGTGCGGATCTGCAGGAGGTGTTCCGCCACCTTGTTGATCATCGCGATCCTGCCGTGGCGATCGATGACGATGACCCCCGTCGAGATGCTGTGGAGGATCGTTTCGATGAACTGCGTCCGGCGGCGCAGTTCATCGTATGTCTTCGTGAGGGAGACGTTCGTTTCCTCCAGGTTCCCCTTCATTGCCTTCAGGTCCGCCGTCATCCGGTTGAACGAGGCGACGAGCGTCCCGAACTCGTCGCTGGATTGGTAATCCAGCGAAACGTCGAGGTTGCCCCGGGCCACCTCCTCGGTCCCCTCCGCGAGCAGTTGCA includes:
- a CDS encoding HAMP domain-containing protein, translating into MTPPPAGQLSPSPGAEPAKRRRERWAIGIVAVLVAALTFFEAHLAAVGGAVAFSSNIVIFALINLNVIFVVLLIFLVTRNVFKILLDRRRNLLGAKLRSRLVLIFICFSLFPTMLLFIAATNITTTSIKSWIGGRVGQALTGAIEIAQERLEQEARALSPAAESAATGLSETVDPATFPRVLESARTRAPAGTALLFFEKGAEVARDGEVTPGVRAEVLKRIKAMKDDGGADGGGTLIGDEYAAAWSRTPGGVIVAAVRPLPPAEAARIRGIARAYDEYHQVRLLDDPIRASYIGILILITLLIVFSASWMGIYLARLITVPVQLLAEGTEEVARGNLDVSLDYQSSDEFGTLVASFNRMTADLKAMKGNLEETNVSLTKTYDELRRRTQFIETILHSISTGVIVIDRHGRIAMINKVAEHLLQIRTDGAVGRMYREVLREEHYEAIRSLYREAGEAARGQVERQVELLVGEKRIAFRVSLTALRDDAGEYMGLVAAFDDLSQAMRLQRVLAWREVARRIAHDIRNPLTPIQLSTERMRRKYASDHAEDPVFAECTQAILSGVNTLKHLVDEFTRFGRMPVPRLEEADLPAEIRTVVDTYRSSHPGVRWEFRQEGSPRVWFDPFQIRRAVTNLLDNAAAALKGRGSVTVTCTHDEAAGKARIEVADDGPGITPGDRDRLFEPYFSRREGGTGLGLAIVSAIANDHGGTVRMRENMPRGAVFEMEFPARPPAKANFVSSIPGNDDGGRGI